The DNA window GATGTCGCGCTGGTCGTCGTGGGGCCGGAAGCGCCGCTGGTCGACGGGCTCGCCGACAGTTTGCGCGACGAGGGGATCGCGGTGTTCGGCCCGTCGAAGGCCGCCGCGCGGCTCGAAGGCTCGAAAGGCTTCACCAAGGACCTGTGCGCGCGCGCCGAAATCCCGACCGCGGGCTATGTCCGCAGCGCCGCGCTCGACGAAGCGCGCACCGCGCTCGCGAAATTCGCCCCGCCCTTCGTGCTCAAGGCGGACGGGCTCGCCGCGGGCAAGGGCGTGGTCATCGCCGACGACATCGATGCGGCCGAGATCGCGCTCGCCGACATGTTCGGCGGACAGTTCGGCGAAGCCGGTGCCGAGGTCGTGATCGAGGAATTCATGGAAGGCGAGGAAGCGAGCTTCTTCGCGCTGACCGACGGCACGTTCATCCTACCTTTCGGCAGCGCGCAGGACCACAAGCGCGTGGGAGAGGGCGATGCCGGCCCCAATACCGGCGGCATGGGCGCCTATTCGCCCGCCCCCGTGCTCACCCGCGAACTCCAGACCCGCGTGATGGAGGAAATCATCCGCCCCACGGTCGAAACGATGGCGGCGGACGGCAATCCCTATGTCGGCGTCCTTTATGCAGGGCTGATGCTGACCGAGGCGGGGCCCAAGCTGATCGAATACAATTGCCGCTTCGGCGATCCCGAATGCCAGGTGCTGATGATGCGGCTGCGCGGCGATCTTGCCGCGATCATGCTCGCCTGCGCACGGGGCGAATTGAAAGGTGTGCGGGCCGACTTCGCGCCCGAGACCGCACTGACCGTGGTGATGGCCGCAAAAGGCTATCCCGGGACACCCGAAAAGGGCGGGCCCATTGACCTGCGTGACGCCGAAAGCGACGGCGCGAAGGTCTTTCATGCGGGCACCGCGCAAAAGGCCGGCGCGCTCATCGCCAATGGCGGGCGGGTGCTGAACGTCACCGCGAGCGGCGCGAGCGTCACCGAAGCGCAGACCCGTGCCTATGAAGCGGTCGACCGGGTCTCTTTTCCGACCGGCTTCTGCCGCCGCGACATAGGCTGGCGGGAAATCGAGCGCGAACGGCAATCGGGCGAATGACGCTAGGCGAACGGGCCTTACGGGATTATCCTTCCGCCATGAGAACCATCGCCCTCCTTGCTGCCGCCGTGCCGCTCGCCGCCTGCCAGACCGCCTCCGGATCCGACGCGGTGATGGAGCCCGACCCGCCCGCTTTCGTCGAGGCGGCCTGCGGCGGATGCCACGCGATCGAACCGCCCTTCCTCTCGCCCAACCCGCAATCGCCCAGCTTCGAGGCGATCGCCAATCGCCCCGGCCTGTCCGAGGACACGCTGGGCGACTGGCTGATGGACGCGCACAATTATCCCGAGGTGATGGATTTCGACCTCAGCCGCGCGCAGGTGGACCAGATCGCGGCTTACATGATCACGCTCAGGCGCGAGGATTACCGCCCGCAGCCCTAGATCAGAGCTTTTCGGCCATCAGTTTCCGGAGGTCGGCTTCGGGCCGGGGTCCGTAATGCGAGATAACCTCGGCCGCCGCGATCGCGCCGCGGCGCAGGCATTTCTCGAGCGGCTCGCCCTTGGCGAAACCCGACAGGAAGCCCGCGGCGAACTGGTCGCCCGCGCCGGTCGTGTCGATCACCTTGGCCACCGGCTCGGCCGCCACGCTCGCCCGGACGCCGCCCGCATCGGCGACAGCGCCCTTGGCCGAACGAGTCGCCACGAGGCACGGGACCTTGGGCGCGACCATGTCGAAACCCTTCTCGAAATCCGCCTCGCCCGTCAGCGTCGCAAGCTCGCTTTCGTTGACGAACAGGATGTCGATCATGCCATTGTCGATGAGATCGCGGAAATCGTCGCCGTGGCGCTCGATCACGAAGCTTTCCGAGGCGGTGAAGGCGACCTTGCGCCCCGCCCCGCGGGCCACCTCGATCGCGCGGCGCATCGCCTTGCGCGGTTCCTCGGGATCCCACAGATAGCCTTCGAGATAGAGGATCGCCCCGCTTGCGATCAGGCTTTCATCGAGCGCGGAGGCCGGCAGATACTGGCCCGCGCCGAGGAAGGTGTTCATCGTCCGCTCGCCATCGGGAGTGACGAAGATCAGGCAGCGCCCGGTCGGCGGATCGGTGTCGGTCCCGTCGGTGGGGCGCATCGGGGTGTCGAAATCGATCCCCGCCGCGCGGATGTCGTGCGCGAAGACCTTGCCGAACTGGTCGTCGGCGACCTGGCCGATGAACGCGCATTGCGTGCCGAGCTGCGAAAGCCCCGCCAGCGTGTTCGCCGCCGAGCCGCCCGATTTTTCGGTCGCCGGGCCCATCGCCTCGTAAAGCCGGTCCGCACCCGGCGCATCGACCAGCGTCATCCCGCCGCGATTGAGTTCGAGTTCCTCGATCGTCTCGTCGTCGCACGAGGCGATGATGTCGACGATGGCGTTGCCGATGGCGATCACGTCATAGCGCGGTTCGGTCACAGATGATGTCCCGTTGCTTTCAGTTCAGAAGATTGCGTGCGAGAGCGCCTAGCCCGCCGTGTCGCGCAATCCAAGGGGAAGCGACACAAGCCGTTTGACACCGCCGGGCCGCGCTCTAACGCTCGCGGGCAATGCAGGCGGCGTTCGCTTCTCTTCTGAAGGGCTTCGGCCAGCTCGCCGACCCGGCGGTGATCCGGGTCGCGGCGAAAAGCGTGGGCGTCACGCTGCTCGTGTTCGCCGCGGGGGCGGCGGCCTTGTGGTGGGGGCTCGGCCTGTTCGTTCGCAGCGGCCCGGTCGAAGCTTTGCTGCCCGACGGGTACGAGGGGCCGGCCCAGGCTTTCGCGGCTTTGGCCCTGTCGCTCCTCGCCTTCTGGCTGCTGTTCCGGGTGGTCGCGCTGGCCGTGCTGCAATTCTTCGCCGACGAAATCGTCGCCGCGGTCGAGGCGCGGCATTATCCCGAGGCGGCGGCGCGGGCGAAGCCTCTGCCCTTCGCGCGAGATCGTGCCAATTCGCTGCGCGGCGCGGGCCGCGCGCTGGCGCTCAACGCGCTCGCGCTGCCGATCGCGCTGCTGCTATGGATCACCGGGATCGGTCCCGCGCTAGTCCTGCTGCTGGTCAACGCGGTCCTGCTCGGGCGCGAGCTTACCGACATGGCGTGGCTGCGACACGAGGCCGATTGCGCCGCGAACCCCGTTCCGAAAGCGCAGCGCTTCGCGCTCGGGGCGGCGATAGCGACGCTGATGTTGGTGCCTTTCGCCAATCTCCTCGCCCCGGTCGTCGGCGCGGCCGCCGGGACCCACCTCGCCCAGCGCGCGCTCGCCCGGCGCGCGGGAACGGAGCCTGCCGATGCCTGACAGCCTGCGCCCGCTTTCCGCCTGCGCCGCACTGGCGCTTGTTTCGGCCTGCGCCGGAGGGGCGGCGGTCCCGCTCCCCTCGGCCGGCGCGCGTCCCGCGCCCCAGCCCGCCGAGCCTTTCCGCACCCCCCGCCCCCAACCGGGTGGGGATATTGCAGGGATCATGGGCGCCGACAGTCGGTCCCTGCTCGCCCGGTTCGGAGAGCCGCGCATCCAGGCGGTCGAAGGCGATGCGCGCAAGCTGCAATTCGCGAGCGCCGATTGCGTGCTCGACATCTATCTTTACCCAATGCGCGAAGGGGGAACCCCGGTCGCGACCCATGTCGAGGCACGGTTGCGGCAGGGCGGGGTCGCAACCTCCCGAGAGGACTGCATTCGCGCGGTCGAAAGCAAGCGCTGAGCGGCGGTAACCCCGTCTTAAGCCTGTTCGTGCCATCTCCCACGCAAAGCCACGCAGGGGACGAACCCGACCATGACGACGCATTTCACCGAACTCGCCAAACGCGCCGCGGCCGACGGGCAGGTTTCCACGGCCGAACTGCTCGCGCTGCGCCAGCAGGGCTGGGGCGACGGCATCATCACCCGCGAAGAGGCCGAGGCGCTCTTTGCAGTCAACGACGTCCTCACCGACCGGGACGAGGAATGGTGCGACTTCTTCGTCGAGGCAATCGGCGAATATGTACTCAATGGCACCGAACCGCGCCTGCAATGCTCCGAAGCCGAGGCGCAGTGGCTGATCGACCGGATCGACCATGACGGCGTCGTCGAAAACCTCGTCGAACTCGAAACGATCGTGCGCATCGTCGAGCGGGCGCAGAACACGCCGGTAAGGCTCAAGGATTACGTCCTCGCCCAGGTCGAGCGCGAAGTGCTGACCGGGATCGGCCCGACCCGCTGCGGCGGGGCGCTTTGTGCGACACACATCGCTTCGGCCGAATGCCGCATCATCCGGCGCGTGATCTTCGCGAGCGGCGGCCACGGCCCGGCGGCGGTCAGCCGCTTCGACGCGGAAATGCTGTTCCGCCTTAAGGACGAAACGCTGGCCGAGGAAAACGCGCCCGAATGGGACGACCTCTTCCTCGACGGGGTTTCGAACTATCTTAAGGGCTTCACGCTGCAGAACGCGCAGCTCGACCATGACCGCGCGCTCGAACTCCAGGCCTTCATCGCCGACAGCAAGCCGAACGTCGCGCGCTTCATGGGCCGGGTGGCGAAGGAAGTGCCGAATGCCGCCAACCATTTCGGCAAGGTCTTCGGCAGGAAGAACGCCGGGCCCTCATTCGCCGAACGCGCCGAAGCCGGGGCGGAGATCACCGATCACGAGCAGGAATGGCTGGAAAAGATGATCGACGCGGATGGCGAGGTCGACGAACTCGAACGCCGCCTGCTCGCGCGGATCATCGAGGAAGGCTGACCCTCACCGTTCGAGCGCGGCGAAGCGATTCGCGGCGAGCGCGCGCCAGCGGCGCTGGCGATGGGCATAGAAAAGACGCGCGAACGCGGCGACGATCGGGGTGAGGGGTCCCGCATCGATCGTCACCTGGTCGATATAGCGAGTGCCTTCGCCGCCCGAAGCTGGCCCGATCGCGATCCAGTGGTCCCATCGCCGGATGAGTGGGCCATATCCGTTGTCGCGCACGAAGCGCACATCGCCGCTGGGTTCGGGCAGGCTGATGACGACCGCCTGCCAGCCGATCGGGATGACACCGAACAGCGACAGCGATGCGCGATATTCGCCAGGCTCCCACGTTAAGGGAAAAGGCCTTCCGCGCGGTGCAAAGCGGATCAGCGGCGCGGCGACATGATCGAGCAGGACGGATCGCTGCACCTGCGCAAAGGCTTCGTCAGGCGTGCAGTCGAGATGTGTCGCGAGTTCGACCGTGACCGGTTTCGCCACGGGCGATCAGACCATGAAGCTTTCGCCGCAGCCGCAAGCGCCCTTGGCATTGGGGTTCTCGAACACGAAACCGGCGGTGAAATCATCCTCCTGCCAGTCCATCACCGACCCGACGAGATAGAGCACGCTCGCCCCGTCGATGTAGAAGATGCCGCCTGGAGTCTCGATCTTCTCGTCGAACTTCTGTTCTTCGGTGACGTAGTCGACCGAATAGGCGAGACCTGAACAGCCCCGGCGCGGAGTCGTCAGCTTGACCCCGATCGCCTCCTCGGGCGCGTTCTCCATGAGATGCGCGATCCGCGCCTCCGCACCCTTCGTCAGGGTGACGGCGGCGGGCAGCTGGCGGGTTTTCGTTTCAGTCGTCATCACAGCATTCCCAGTTCGAGGCGCGCTTCGTCGGACATCTTTTCCGGGCTCCACGGTGGCTCCCAGACCAGTTCGACTTCGGCATCGCGGATGCCGGGAACCGAGCAGACGCGCATTTCGACTTCGCCCGGCATCGTCTCGGCCACGGGACAATGCGGCGTGGTCAGCGTCATGGTGACGGTCGCGTCGCATTCATCGTCGACCTCTACACCGTAGATAAGACCCAGATCGTAGATGTTAACCGGGATCTCGGGATCATAGATTTCGCGCAGGGCCTCGATCACCGCGGCCTGCAGCTCGCCGCCCGCGCCCGTTGCCGGGGTTTCCGCCGGCTTCGCTGCGAGGAAGCCTTCGAGATAGTCGCGCTCGCGCCTTTGCGGGGTCGCATCGGGATCGACTGCATCCTCGACCCGCGCGCGCGGCGGTTTTTGGGGCGCTTCGGGTGCGTCGATCACGTCCTCGTTCGGGGACGGTGCGGCGACATATTCGCGTTTGTCGTTCGTGTCGGTCATGAGCTTGGTCCTTCAGGCTCTCTGTCCAGATCAGGTTTGGCCAAAAATCTTGCGGGTGCGCTGGATGCCGGCGAGCAGCGCATCGACATCGGCCTCGGTCGAATAGAGGCCGAAACTGGCGCGGGCGGTCGCGGGAACGCCGAGATAGTCCATCAGCGGCTGCGCGCAATGATGCCCGGCGCGGATCGCGACATTCGCTTCATCGAGGATCGTGCCGAGATCGTGCGGGTGGATGTCGCCAATCGCGAAACTGACGATCCCGGCGCTGTCCTCTGGTCCGAACACGCGCACGTCGTTCATCGCGGTGAGTTCGCGGCGCAGCTTCGCGACCAGTTTCGCCTCGCGCGCGTGGATTTCGTCCATCCCGATTTCGGAGACGTAATCGGCGGCGGCGGCAAAGGCGATCGCCTCGGTGATGGCCGGCGTTCCCGCCTCGAAACGCTGCGGGGCGGGAGCGTAGGTGGTCTTTTCGAAGGTAACGCGGTCGATCATCGCGCCGCCGCCTTCCCAAGGGGGCATGTCGGCAAGGATGTCGCCGCGTGTCCACAACGCTCCGATTCCGGTCGGGCCGTAGAGCTTGTGCGCGGAAAAGACGTAGAAATCGCAGTTGAGAGCGTTCACATCGACCGTCATGTGCGGTGCCGACTGGCATCCGTCGAGCAGCAGTTTCGCCCCGACCCCATGCGCCAGTTCCGCCGCGCGCGGCGCGTCGAGCACGCTGCCGAGCACGTTCGAAACGTGGCACAGCGCGACGAGCTTGTGCTTCGGCGTCAGCATCGCCTCTGCCGCATCGAGGTCGATCCGGTGATCCTCGGTCAGGGGGCAGACGTCGATTTCCGCTCCGACCGCCTCGGCCAGCATCTGCCAGGGCACGATGTTGGAATGGTGTTCCAATTGCGAGAGCAGGATGCGGTCGCCCGCTTTAAGGTTCGCCCGGCCCCAGGCATTGGCGACGAGATTGATCGCTTCGGTCGCGCCGCGGGTGAAGACGATCTCATCCTCGCTGCCGCCGAGAAACTCCGCGATCCGCCGCCGCGCGGTTTCATAACCCAGCGTCATCTGCGCCGAGCGCGAATAGACGCCGCGATGGACCGTCGCGTAATCCTCGCCCA is part of the Erythrobacter litoralis genome and encodes:
- the purD gene encoding phosphoribosylamine--glycine ligase, which translates into the protein MNVLLLGSGGREHALAWKLAQSPSLSRLYASPGNPGIAEEAECVALDVNDHMSVARFAHEKDVALVVVGPEAPLVDGLADSLRDEGIAVFGPSKAAARLEGSKGFTKDLCARAEIPTAGYVRSAALDEARTALAKFAPPFVLKADGLAAGKGVVIADDIDAAEIALADMFGGQFGEAGAEVVIEEFMEGEEASFFALTDGTFILPFGSAQDHKRVGEGDAGPNTGGMGAYSPAPVLTRELQTRVMEEIIRPTVETMAADGNPYVGVLYAGLMLTEAGPKLIEYNCRFGDPECQVLMMRLRGDLAAIMLACARGELKGVRADFAPETALTVVMAAKGYPGTPEKGGPIDLRDAESDGAKVFHAGTAQKAGALIANGGRVLNVTASGASVTEAQTRAYEAVDRVSFPTGFCRRDIGWREIERERQSGE
- a CDS encoding adenosine kinase codes for the protein MTEPRYDVIAIGNAIVDIIASCDDETIEELELNRGGMTLVDAPGADRLYEAMGPATEKSGGSAANTLAGLSQLGTQCAFIGQVADDQFGKVFAHDIRAAGIDFDTPMRPTDGTDTDPPTGRCLIFVTPDGERTMNTFLGAGQYLPASALDESLIASGAILYLEGYLWDPEEPRKAMRRAIEVARGAGRKVAFTASESFVIERHGDDFRDLIDNGMIDILFVNESELATLTGEADFEKGFDMVAPKVPCLVATRSAKGAVADAGGVRASVAAEPVAKVIDTTGAGDQFAAGFLSGFAKGEPLEKCLRRGAIAAAEVISHYGPRPEADLRKLMAEKL
- a CDS encoding EI24 domain-containing protein translates to MQAAFASLLKGFGQLADPAVIRVAAKSVGVTLLVFAAGAAALWWGLGLFVRSGPVEALLPDGYEGPAQAFAALALSLLAFWLLFRVVALAVLQFFADEIVAAVEARHYPEAAARAKPLPFARDRANSLRGAGRALALNALALPIALLLWITGIGPALVLLLVNAVLLGRELTDMAWLRHEADCAANPVPKAQRFALGAAIATLMLVPFANLLAPVVGAAAGTHLAQRALARRAGTEPADA
- a CDS encoding HesB/IscA family protein translates to MTTETKTRQLPAAVTLTKGAEARIAHLMENAPEEAIGVKLTTPRRGCSGLAYSVDYVTEEQKFDEKIETPGGIFYIDGASVLYLVGSVMDWQEDDFTAGFVFENPNAKGACGCGESFMV
- a CDS encoding SUF system Fe-S cluster assembly protein, producing the protein MTDTNDKREYVAAPSPNEDVIDAPEAPQKPPRARVEDAVDPDATPQRRERDYLEGFLAAKPAETPATGAGGELQAAVIEALREIYDPEIPVNIYDLGLIYGVEVDDECDATVTMTLTTPHCPVAETMPGEVEMRVCSVPGIRDAEVELVWEPPWSPEKMSDEARLELGML
- a CDS encoding cysteine desulfurase produces the protein MNAPATIDRDLKADFPGMFTPEGEPWHYLDTAATAQKPRAVIDAMARALGEDYATVHRGVYSRSAQMTLGYETARRRIAEFLGGSEDEIVFTRGATEAINLVANAWGRANLKAGDRILLSQLEHHSNIVPWQMLAEAVGAEIDVCPLTEDHRIDLDAAEAMLTPKHKLVALCHVSNVLGSVLDAPRAAELAHGVGAKLLLDGCQSAPHMTVDVNALNCDFYVFSAHKLYGPTGIGALWTRGDILADMPPWEGGGAMIDRVTFEKTTYAPAPQRFEAGTPAITEAIAFAAAADYVSEIGMDEIHAREAKLVAKLRRELTAMNDVRVFGPEDSAGIVSFAIGDIHPHDLGTILDEANVAIRAGHHCAQPLMDYLGVPATARASFGLYSTEADVDALLAGIQRTRKIFGQT